In Populus nigra chromosome 1, ddPopNigr1.1, whole genome shotgun sequence, one genomic interval encodes:
- the LOC133696958 gene encoding transcription and mRNA export factor ENY2 codes for MRNSVNRPPTPDDTAEEEEKQPTLHETINIKLIESGEKERLTELLRERLIECGWKDEMKALCRAFIKKKGRNNVTVDDLVHVITPKGRVSIPDSVKAELLQRIRSFLVQAVV; via the exons AT GAGGAATTCGGTGAATCGGCCACCAACACCAGATGATAcagcggaggaggaggagaaacaaCCGACCCTTCATGAAACAATTAATATTaag TTAATTGAGAGTGGAGAGAAGGAAAGATTAACGGAGCTTTTAAGAGAAAGGCTTATTGAGTGTGGATGGAAAGATGAAATGAAAGCTCTTTGCAG GGCATTTATAAAGAAGAAAGGAAGGAACAATGTTACTGTGGATGACCTTGTACATGTAATTACACCCAAGGGCAGAG TCTCAATTCCTGATTCTGTAAAGGCTGAGCTGTTGCAAAGAATCCGTTCTTTTCTCGTTCAGGCTGTTGTTTGA
- the LOC133668980 gene encoding B2 protein isoform X1 codes for MICKMESLHSFWQLGDELRGQSKVSEDHKWLVAASKLAEQTQAKGERMNNLDLSKGLPEMRPRDKLGFQENKFESFNFNMMNLDSKMTENVNKSSLRNSAYNMNAVYRKNNMNSIGDLTGSKYSGNSLISKEASNHSNININNDNNNAVDKRFKTLPATEMLPRNEVLGGYIFVCNNDTMQEDLKRQLFGLPPRYRDSVRAITPGLPLFLYNYTTHQLHGIFEAASFGGSNIDPTAWEDKKCKGESRFPAQVRTRIRKLYKALDEDAFRPVLHHYDGPKFRLELSVPETLDLLDLCEQAGSPA; via the exons AT GATTTGCAAGATGGAAAGCCTGCACAGCTTCTGGCAACTGGGTGATGAGCTTCGAGGACAATCAAAAGTCTCAGAGGATCATAAGTGGTTGGTGGCTGCGTCTAAATTGGCTGAGCAAACCCAGGCAAAGGGTGAGCGTATGAATAACCTGGACCTTTCAAAGGGCCTTCCAGAAATGCGGCCAAGGGATAAGCTTGGgttccaagaaaataaatttgaaagtttcAATTTCAACATGATGAACTTGGACTCCAAGATGACAGAAAATGTGAACAAAAGTTCCTTAAGGAACAGTGCTTACAACATGAATGCAGTGTACCGGAAAAACAACATGAACAGCATTGGAGATCTGACTGGTAGCAAGTACAGTGGCAACAGCCTTATTAGCAAAGAGGCCAGTAACCACagcaatattaatattaacaacGACAACAACAATGCAGTTGACAAAAGGTTTAAGACCTTGCCTGCCACAGAGATGCTTCCAAGGAATGAGGTGCTTGGAGGATACATCTTTGTCTGTAACAATGACACCATGCAGGAAGATTTGAAGCGTCAGCTTTTTG GTTTACCACCAAGATATAGGGATTCTGTCCGGGCAATAACACCTGGCTTACCTCTCTTCCTCTATAATTACACCACTCACCAGCTGCATGGCATTTTTGAG GCAGCAAGTTTTGGGGGATCCAACATTGACCCAACTGCGTGGGAAGACAAAAAGTGTAAAGGAGAGTCAAGGTTTCCTGCCCAG GTGAGGACCCGAATTAGAAAACTCTACAAGGCATTGGATGAAGATGCTTTTAGGCCAGTTTTGCATCATTATGACGGTCCCAAATTTCGCCTTGAGCTCTCTGTTCCTGAG ACTCTGGATCTATTAGACCTTTGTGAACAAGCAGGCTCTCCGGCTTAA
- the LOC133668980 gene encoding B2 protein isoform X2 has protein sequence MESLHSFWQLGDELRGQSKVSEDHKWLVAASKLAEQTQAKGERMNNLDLSKGLPEMRPRDKLGFQENKFESFNFNMMNLDSKMTENVNKSSLRNSAYNMNAVYRKNNMNSIGDLTGSKYSGNSLISKEASNHSNININNDNNNAVDKRFKTLPATEMLPRNEVLGGYIFVCNNDTMQEDLKRQLFGLPPRYRDSVRAITPGLPLFLYNYTTHQLHGIFEAASFGGSNIDPTAWEDKKCKGESRFPAQVRTRIRKLYKALDEDAFRPVLHHYDGPKFRLELSVPETLDLLDLCEQAGSPA, from the exons ATGGAAAGCCTGCACAGCTTCTGGCAACTGGGTGATGAGCTTCGAGGACAATCAAAAGTCTCAGAGGATCATAAGTGGTTGGTGGCTGCGTCTAAATTGGCTGAGCAAACCCAGGCAAAGGGTGAGCGTATGAATAACCTGGACCTTTCAAAGGGCCTTCCAGAAATGCGGCCAAGGGATAAGCTTGGgttccaagaaaataaatttgaaagtttcAATTTCAACATGATGAACTTGGACTCCAAGATGACAGAAAATGTGAACAAAAGTTCCTTAAGGAACAGTGCTTACAACATGAATGCAGTGTACCGGAAAAACAACATGAACAGCATTGGAGATCTGACTGGTAGCAAGTACAGTGGCAACAGCCTTATTAGCAAAGAGGCCAGTAACCACagcaatattaatattaacaacGACAACAACAATGCAGTTGACAAAAGGTTTAAGACCTTGCCTGCCACAGAGATGCTTCCAAGGAATGAGGTGCTTGGAGGATACATCTTTGTCTGTAACAATGACACCATGCAGGAAGATTTGAAGCGTCAGCTTTTTG GTTTACCACCAAGATATAGGGATTCTGTCCGGGCAATAACACCTGGCTTACCTCTCTTCCTCTATAATTACACCACTCACCAGCTGCATGGCATTTTTGAG GCAGCAAGTTTTGGGGGATCCAACATTGACCCAACTGCGTGGGAAGACAAAAAGTGTAAAGGAGAGTCAAGGTTTCCTGCCCAG GTGAGGACCCGAATTAGAAAACTCTACAAGGCATTGGATGAAGATGCTTTTAGGCCAGTTTTGCATCATTATGACGGTCCCAAATTTCGCCTTGAGCTCTCTGTTCCTGAG ACTCTGGATCTATTAGACCTTTGTGAACAAGCAGGCTCTCCGGCTTAA
- the LOC133673143 gene encoding mitochondrial import receptor subunit TOM20-like: MEMPNDFDRLLFFEHARKTAEDAYAQDPLDADNLLKWGGALLELAQFQSVPDSKKMMLDGITKLEESLLINPKKHEAIWYLGNAHTSYAFLTPDQDVANESFEKAAVYFQQAVDEDPDNELYRKSLEVSSKAPELHSQIHKHGGLDQLEMGAAPASAASTSSSAKSSKKKKSSDLTYDVCGWVILAVGIVAWIGFAKSQMPPPPTQ; this comes from the exons ATGGAAATGCCAAACGACTTTGATAGGTTACTGTTCTTCGAGCACGCACGTAAAACAGCTGAAGATGCTTATGCTCAAGACCCTCTTGATGCcgat AATTTGTTGAAGTGGGGAGGAGCTTTATTGGAGTTGGCTCAGTTTCAGAGTGTTCCAGATTCAAAGAAGATGATGCTAG ATGGAATCACGAAGCTGGAGGAGTCGTTGCTGATTAACCCCAAGAAACACGAGGCTATCTGGTACCTGGGAAATGCACATACTTCATATGCATTTTTGACACCAGATCAAGATGTGGCTAATGAGAGTTTTGAAAAGGCAGCTGTCTACTTTCAACAAGCTGTTGATGAg GATCCAGATAATGAACTTTATCGCAAGTCTTTGGAAGTGTCTTCTAAG GCTCCAGAGTTGCACTCACAGATTCACAAGCATGGTGGCTTAGATCAACTGGAAATGGGAGCTGCCCCTGCTTCTGCAGCTTCTACTTCATCAAGTGCAAAG AGttctaagaagaagaaaagcagcGATCTCACGTATGATGTATGCGGATGGGTTATTCTTGCTGTTGGCATTGTTGCTTGGATTGGATTTGCAAAATCCCAGATGCCGCCGCCTCCTACACAATAA
- the LOC133673136 gene encoding uncharacterized protein LOC133673136, with product MAETRLYGYKLTPSLSSLPSLTTLRRHVAPFPSLVSFNTPKPPRLRVLSMAIKRSPKRLKYSAPRFTKEDGLLYVEADELGSDTWKLEPVIELLKQGAVGVIPTDTVYAIVCDLKSNSAIERLRRIKNIEPSKPLSILCHSLRDIDTYTTGFPRGDGQGHADIFRAVKHCLPGPYTFILTASKELPKQCVRYGTTTAKYASRKNVGIRMPDDAICQAILEKMDAPLISTSVRSPKENEWMIDPVVIADIYGPEGLDFVVNGGIRVADPSTVVDMTGSSPKIIRQGKGPKLHWMVAEDDDESAFHVEDLIPSAT from the exons ATGGCGGAAACAAGACTATACGGTTACAAACTGACTCCATCACTCTCATCTCTACCCTCTTTAACAACTCTACGACGACATGTCGCTCCATTTCCAAGCCTTGTTTCCTTTAACACCCCAAAACCCCCTCGCCTCCGTGTCTTATCCATGGCTATTAAAAGAAGCCCAAAACGACTCAAGTACTCTGCTCCTCGTTTTACCAAG GAGGACGGACTGCTTTATGTGGAAGCTGACGAGTTAGGATCTGACACGTGGAAGTTGGAACCTGTGATTGAGCTTTTGAAACAAGGAGCAGTTGGTGTTATTCCTACTGATACTGT gtATGCGATTGTTTgtgatttgaaaagcaactcAGCAATTGAACGTCTTCGTAG AATTAAAAACATAGAACCTTCCAAG CCCCTTAGCATCTTGTGCCACTCTCTGAGAGACATAGATACATATACAACTGGATTCCCACGTGGTGATGGTCAAGGTCATGCAGATATATTTCGAGCCGTTAAGCATTGCTTACCAGGGCCA TATACTTTCATCCTAACTGCAAGCAAAGAACTACCAAAACAGTGCGTGCGGTATGGGACTACAACTGCCAAATATGCTTCAAGGAAAAATGTGGGTATCCGAATGCCTGATGATGCTATTTGTCAAGCAATCCTAGAGAAGATGGATGCACCACTTATATCCACaag TGTCAGGTCGCCAAAGGAAAACGAGTGGATGATTGATCCAGTTGTAATAGCTGATATATATGGACCAGag GGTcttgattttgttgttaatgGAGGTATCAGAGTGGCTGATCCATCTACTGTAGTTGACATGACAGGAAGTTCTCCAAAAATTATACGGCAAGGAAAG GGGCCTAAATTACACTGGATGGTAGCTGAAGATGACGATGAATCTGCCTTTCATGTTGAAGATCTCATACCTTCTGCTACTTAA
- the LOC133689061 gene encoding uncharacterized protein LOC133689061, producing the protein MEDQLPFQTEINLNFGWRHGYSTSMKSTPYGLPLNSREYFTYFLRGEPSSATNLIKETENCKGWQDLEKNLFWLGVGGGSLLIIHVLTLLFLRWRTGAPAHGIFSVPRFELLLLILMSPCISQSSAFVMKGGSPRGIIIGALLLVVPGALILFTILFLIIAIFSGSFAQYKEIRDIAVGDPWYKKLWSVFVGKQVIGKWFYKEGLPTSLLPRFGILFENLRGPPLFVIVDHCDPNTLPTWIESGQSGIGRMRAVSSDDSNEETKMPWSRRLVGCARSSYVILDLVRRIGLGILSGAYRSPESSQSLLALAITLIQFIYLLTLKPYIRRRVHLVESISLLCEAGIFGFSIATERSNHMEESILGYTMLALLFLTFIVHIVNEWYALVKCLLRLSQPRRNSFKFGLKLAAKGLVLPFLPRKLWSKVIPNFSQPKTGLSAVPPLSPESVDRRTHHGDPLSTISATVVPVLSPGSPSLDVIQETSYTTAETSLHSAQSVGEGKGSQGLNLEKKSELKKLRQLARASFSGNSKGQESTSRFRAQFFSPKTPDSSQASTS; encoded by the exons ATGGAAGATCAACTCCCATTTCAGACTGAAATCAACCTCAACTTTGGTTGGCGTCATGGATATAGTACAAGCATGAAAAGCACTCCATATGGTCTACCCCTCAATTCCAGAGAATATTTCACTTATTTCTTG AGAGGGGAACCATCATCTGCTACCAATCTCATCAAGGAAACTGAGAACTGCAAAGG GTGGCAAGACTTGGAGAAGAACTTGTTCTGGCTTGGTGTGGGAGGAGGCAGTTTACTTATAATCCATGTGCTAACATTACTTTTCCTAAGATGGAGGACAGGAGCACCAGCTCATGGGATATTTTCGGTTCCCAGGTTTGAGCTGCTACTTCTAATTCTCATGTCACCTTGTATCTCTCAGTCCTCAGCATTTGTTATGAAAG GGGGCTCGCCTAGAGGAATCATCATCGGGGCTTTGTTGCTAGTAGTCCCAGGAGCACTTATTTTATTCACCATCCTTTTTCTCATAATTGCTATCTTCTCTGGGAGTTTTGCTCAGTACAAGGAAATCAGGGATATTGCTGTAGGGGATCCATGGTATAAAAAGTTGTGGTCTGTCTTTGTTGGTAAGCAAGTAATTGGTAAATGGTTTTATAAGGAGGGGTTGCCCACATCTCTCCTTCCACGCTTTGGAATTCTCTTTGAAAATCTAAGGGGTCCTCCATTATTTGTCATAGTTGATCATTGTGACCCAAACACCTTGCCTACGTGGATTGAAAGTGGTCAAAGTGGAATTGGAAGAATGAGAGCTGTGAGCTCAGATGACAGCAATGAAGAAACTAAAATGCCTTGGTCCAGGCGACTCGTGGGGTGTGCTAGATCTTCCTATGTTATTCTGGATCTTGTGAGAAGAATCGGTTTGGGAATACTATCCGGAGCATACAGATCACCAGAATCAAGTCAAAGCCTTTTAGCGTTGGCAATCACATTGATACAATTCATTTATCTGCTTACACTCAAACCATACATCAGAAGGAGAGTCCATTTGGTGGAAAGTATCTCTCTCTTATGCGAGGCAGGCATCTTCGGTTTTTCTATTGCTACAGAAAGATCAAATCATATGGAAGAAAGCATACTCGGATACACAATGTTGGCTCTCCTCTTCCTAACCTTCATTGTTCATATTGTAAATGAATGGTATGCATTGGTAAAATGCCTTCTAAGACTTTCTCAGCCTCGGAGGAATTCTTTCAAATTCGGATTGAAGCTTGCCGCTAAAGGTCTTGTGTTGCCTTTCCTACCAAGGAAGCTCTGGTCAAAAGTTATTCCAAATTTCTCCCAACCAAAAACAGGCCTATCTGCTGTCCCTCCTCTAAGTCCAGAATCAGTAGATAGAAGAACACACCATGGTGATCCACTTAGTACTATATCTGCAACAGTGGTTCCTGTGCTCAGTCCTGGTTCGCCAAGTCTAGATGTTATTCAAGAAACAAGTTATACAACTGCAGAGACATCCCTTCATAGTGCTCAGAGCGTTGGGGAAGGAAAAGGTTCACAGGGActaaatttagagaaaaagagTGAACTAAAGAAACTAAGGCAGTTGGCAAGGGCTAGTTTCTCTGGGAATTCAAAAGGTCAGGAAAGCACAAGCCGCTTTAGGGCCCAATTCTTCTCTCCTAAAACCCCAGATAGTTCTCAAGCCTCCACTTCTTAG
- the LOC133689069 gene encoding 1,4-dihydroxy-2-naphthoyl-CoA synthase, peroxisomal isoform X1 — protein MAQTLSEKELYSVRRRMASVANHLMVPSPPTASSSKCDSVELVPNAASMNDNYHRVHGNVSNKEVVWRNVAASDGSTKEFTDIIYQKAVGEGIAKIVINRPERRNAFRPQTVKELIAAFNDARDDSSVGVIILTGKGTKAFCSGGDQALRTKDGYADPNDMGRLNVLDLQVQIRRLPKPIIAMVAGYAVGGGHVLHMVCDLTIAADNAIFGQTGPKVGSFDAGYGSSIMSRLVGPKKAREMWFLTRFYTASEAEKMGLVNTVVPLDSLEQETVKWCREILRNSPTAIRVLKSALNAVDDGHAGLQELAGNTTLIYYGTEEGSEGKSAFMERRPPDFSKFPRRP, from the exons ATGGCCCAAACATTGTCAGAGAAGGAGCTTTACTCTGTAAGGAGAAGAATGGCCTCTGTTGCCAACCATCTTATGGTACCTTCTCCTCCTACAGCTTCTAGTTCAAAATGTGACTCGGTTGAACTAGTACCCAATGCTGCTTCCATGAATGATAACTACCATAGAGTCCATGGTAATGTTTCTAATAAAGAAGTTGTTTGGAGAAATGTTGCTGCTTCTGATGGCAGTACTAAGGAATTCACTGACATTATTTATCAAAAGGCTGTTGGTGAAGGCATTGCAAAG ATTGTTATTAACAGGCCAGAGAGAAGAAATGCGTTCCGGCCACAGACGGTTAAGGAACTAATTGCTGCGTTTAATGATGCTAGGGATGATAGCTCTGTGGGGGTTATCATTCTTACTGGCAAG GGAACCAAGGCCTTTTGTAGCGGTGGCGATCAGGCATTAAGAACCAAGGATGGCTATGCCGATCCTAATGACATGGGCCGCTTGAATGTATTAGACTTGCAG GTACAAATTCGGCGCCTTCCCAAACCAATAATAGCAATG GTTGCAGGTTATGCTGTTGGAGGAGGACATGTATTGCATATGGTCTGTGATCTCACAATTGCAGCCGATAATGCTATATTTGGCCAGACTGGTCCTAAG GTTGGAAGCTTTGATGCAGGTTATGGAAGTTCCATCATGTCCCGTTTG GTCGGGCCTAAAAAAGCACGTGAGATGTGGTTTCTGACAAGGTTCTATACAGCTTCTGAAGCAGAGAAAATGGGCCTAGTTAACACTGTTGTACCA TTAGATAGTTTAGAACAAGAAACAGTCAAATGGTGTCGAGAGATTCTAAGGAATAGCCCAACTGCGATTCGAGTCCTCAAGTCAGCTCTTAATGCTGTTGATGATGGTCATGCTGGACTCCAG GAACTTGCTGGGAATACCACACTCATATACTATGGTACTGAGGAAGGCAGCGAGGGGAAGTCGGCATTTATGGAACGTAGACCCCCAGATTTCTCAAAATTTCCACGACGGCCTTAA
- the LOC133689069 gene encoding 1,4-dihydroxy-2-naphthoyl-CoA synthase, peroxisomal isoform X2 gives MAQTLSEKELYSVRRRMASVANHLMVPSPPTASSSKCDSVELVPNAASMNDNYHRVHGNVSNKEVVWRNVAASDGSTKEFTDIIYQKAVGEGIAKIVINRPERRNAFRPQTVKELIAAFNDARDDSSVGVIILTGKVQIRRLPKPIIAMVAGYAVGGGHVLHMVCDLTIAADNAIFGQTGPKVGSFDAGYGSSIMSRLVGPKKAREMWFLTRFYTASEAEKMGLVNTVVPLDSLEQETVKWCREILRNSPTAIRVLKSALNAVDDGHAGLQELAGNTTLIYYGTEEGSEGKSAFMERRPPDFSKFPRRP, from the exons ATGGCCCAAACATTGTCAGAGAAGGAGCTTTACTCTGTAAGGAGAAGAATGGCCTCTGTTGCCAACCATCTTATGGTACCTTCTCCTCCTACAGCTTCTAGTTCAAAATGTGACTCGGTTGAACTAGTACCCAATGCTGCTTCCATGAATGATAACTACCATAGAGTCCATGGTAATGTTTCTAATAAAGAAGTTGTTTGGAGAAATGTTGCTGCTTCTGATGGCAGTACTAAGGAATTCACTGACATTATTTATCAAAAGGCTGTTGGTGAAGGCATTGCAAAG ATTGTTATTAACAGGCCAGAGAGAAGAAATGCGTTCCGGCCACAGACGGTTAAGGAACTAATTGCTGCGTTTAATGATGCTAGGGATGATAGCTCTGTGGGGGTTATCATTCTTACTGGCAAG GTACAAATTCGGCGCCTTCCCAAACCAATAATAGCAATG GTTGCAGGTTATGCTGTTGGAGGAGGACATGTATTGCATATGGTCTGTGATCTCACAATTGCAGCCGATAATGCTATATTTGGCCAGACTGGTCCTAAG GTTGGAAGCTTTGATGCAGGTTATGGAAGTTCCATCATGTCCCGTTTG GTCGGGCCTAAAAAAGCACGTGAGATGTGGTTTCTGACAAGGTTCTATACAGCTTCTGAAGCAGAGAAAATGGGCCTAGTTAACACTGTTGTACCA TTAGATAGTTTAGAACAAGAAACAGTCAAATGGTGTCGAGAGATTCTAAGGAATAGCCCAACTGCGATTCGAGTCCTCAAGTCAGCTCTTAATGCTGTTGATGATGGTCATGCTGGACTCCAG GAACTTGCTGGGAATACCACACTCATATACTATGGTACTGAGGAAGGCAGCGAGGGGAAGTCGGCATTTATGGAACGTAGACCCCCAGATTTCTCAAAATTTCCACGACGGCCTTAA